Proteins co-encoded in one Deltaproteobacteria bacterium genomic window:
- a CDS encoding DUF5658 family protein — translation MPSTALANSAPKISLNAIPLPDSRTRAAIFLIFIASLLDFSLTCHYVSLGAREMNPVLAPLFHAGRFMEVFWLKTFMTAAGVSVFALFPQRPLVRIALPSLVAVYFGVIFYHIIHL, via the coding sequence ATGCCTTCCACTGCATTGGCGAACAGTGCACCAAAGATCTCACTGAATGCCATCCCACTGCCCGACAGCCGAACACGCGCCGCCATTTTCCTCATATTCATCGCCTCGCTCCTTGACTTTTCCCTCACCTGTCACTATGTCTCGCTTGGGGCGAGGGAGATGAACCCCGTTCTCGCCCCCCTATTTCACGCGGGCAGATTCATGGAGGTCTTTTGGCTGAAGACCTTCATGACCGCAGCAGGAGTCTCCGTTTTTGCCCTCTTTCCCCAGCGGCCCCTCGTCAGGATCGCCCTTCCCTCTCTCGTGGCCGTTTACTTCGGGGTTATCTTCTATCACATCATCCATCTCTGA